GGTGACCAGGTGCTGGCCTCTGCCTTGCTCGACCGGCTCCTACACCACGCCACCACCATCAACATCCGCGGCAACAGCTACCGGATGAAGGACAAGCTGCGTGCCGGGGTGACACATGCGCTGAAGGAGGAGGTGACCGCGTAGACCGAACATATGTCTGGGGAATGATGCGCGATGATTTTGGGGAACTGAATCCGCTGTTTGTGGGGAATTGAGCGCGATTTTTTTGGGAAGTTTTAATCCGCTATTGACAACGCCCAATCCGCCGGAACCGGATCCGGTTGGTTCCGACCTGTACAAAACGGAAAAATCGTACGGCAAATGCGAAGTGATCCTGTATTCGCCCGACCATAGGGCGATGCTGCCGGAACTGCCGGTGGAACATATCGAGAAGCTGGTGGAGGCGGGCGACCCAGCTTAATTTGGGCAGTTTATGAGCCAGTCGCACGAGTCGCTGCGTGATCTGAATGAAGTAACCGGTTTCGAGCTGGACGCTCTGTTTGAGGCAGCGCCCAAAAGCGAAGGCTGCATCGGAACCAGGATGACGGAGGCGGGCCTTGGCGGATGTACGGTAAGCCTCGTGTACCGGGATGCACTACCGGATTTTGCAGCGCGTGTGGCGCAGGGGTACCAGCTGAAAACCAGGCGAAAACAAAACCAGGCGAAAACGGGGTTGACACCGACGTTCTATATTTGTGATATTGGCGATGGTGCACGTGAAATTACGGGGGAGGTGGAAGGATGTCCGTTTTAGTGACGGGCGGCGCCGGCTATATCGGCAGCCACACGGTGGCTGAACTGCTGGTGCAAGGGGAGGATGTAATCATTCTCGACAATCTGGAAAAAGGCCACCGGCCGGCCGTTTTGACAGAGGCATTTTATCAAGGGGATATCCGTGACGAGGGATTGCTCGACAAAATTTTCACCGAGCGTCAGATCGAGGCGGTGATTCATTTTGCGGCCAGCTCCCTGGTCGGGGAAAGCGTGCAGGAACCCTTGAAATATTACGACAACAATGTTGTCGCGGCGCAGAAGCTGCTTGCGAAGATGAACGAACATGGCGTCAAGAAAATCGTCTTTTCGTCAACCGCCGCCACATATGGGGAACCGAAGCGCATCCCGATCGAGGAAACGGATCCGACCGAACCGACCAGCCCATACGGGGAAACGAAGCTGGCAATCGAGAAAATGCTGAAATGGTGCGACCAGGCGTATGGCATTAAGCATGTGTCACTGCGCTACTTTAATGCGGCCGGTGCGCACCCGGACGGTCACATCGGGGAAGACCACACGCCGGAGACGCATCTGATTCCGATCATTCTGCAGGTCGCGTTGGGCCAAAGGGAGTTTGTCTCGATTTTTGGCGACGATTATCCGACGGAGGATGGCACCTGCATCCGCGATTACATCCATGTGATGGATTTGGCAAACGCCCATTGGCTCGCTTTAAAGCGTCTGCGGGAAAGCAACGAGAGCGGCATCTACAACCTGGGTAACGGAGCCGGCTTCTCGGTCAAGCAGGTGATCGACAAGGCGAGAGAGGTCACGGGGCATCCGATTCCGGCCCGCATCGGTCCGCGCCGGGCAGGCGACCCAGCCGTCTTGATCGCTTCCTCCGAAAAAGCGAAACAAGAGTTGGGCTGGCAGCCGAAATACAACAGCCTGCAGCAAATCATCGAAAGCGCCTGGAACTGGCACAAACATCATCCGCAGGGGTACAAAAAGTGAAGTGCGCGCCAGTCGACCAGTGGTATTTGATGGCAGTCGGCCTCCGCAAAGGGCCGACTGGTCTTTTTTTGAATGGTTCCCTCACTACCAACGTCCCGTCCTCCCATTTCCCGATAGTGACGCGTTCTTTTTTTGGGACTGTTTCCTTCACCACCCCCACATTCTGCCGACCGCCTGCGAATCCTGTATGTGGCGGTTGAAATTTCAGAAAAGTAAATATTTAAAATCGGGATTTGCTGATGGATAGGAGGAGATGTACGAATGAACCGCCGAAAGATGGGAAAATGGGGGGCAGTTCTTTCCGTTTTGACCGGTGTCGCGGCCCTGCTGGGACCGGGGCAGACCGCACAGGCGGAACTGGCCGGTACCGGCATACCGGCGGCAACCGCTGTCGCAGCCGGAGCATGGGAAGCGTATGACCGACCCGCCCAATATGCCGTTCTGACGGAGACGGATGTCAAGATTCCGATGCGGGATGGGGTGATCCTGGCAGCCAATGTGTACCGTCCCAACGCACCGGGCACATTCCCGGTGATCCTGACGCAAACTCCGTACAACAAAAATTCGCCGCTCGGCGCAGCCAACACCTTTCTGGTGGAGCGAGGCTACGCGCATGTGGTGGTGGATGTCAGGGGAACGGGCGGTTCGCAAG
The nucleotide sequence above comes from Effusibacillus pohliae DSM 22757. Encoded proteins:
- a CDS encoding ATP-binding protein, with the translated sequence GDQVLASALLDRLLHHATTINIRGNSYRMKDKLRAGVTHALKEEVTA
- a CDS encoding galactokinase — its product is MSQSHESLRDLNEVTGFELDALFEAAPKSEGCIGTRMTEAGLGGCTVSLVYRDALPDFAARVAQGYQLKTRRKQNQAKTGLTPTFYICDIGDGAREITGEVEGCPF
- the galE gene encoding UDP-glucose 4-epimerase GalE, which encodes MSVLVTGGAGYIGSHTVAELLVQGEDVIILDNLEKGHRPAVLTEAFYQGDIRDEGLLDKIFTERQIEAVIHFAASSLVGESVQEPLKYYDNNVVAAQKLLAKMNEHGVKKIVFSSTAATYGEPKRIPIEETDPTEPTSPYGETKLAIEKMLKWCDQAYGIKHVSLRYFNAAGAHPDGHIGEDHTPETHLIPIILQVALGQREFVSIFGDDYPTEDGTCIRDYIHVMDLANAHWLALKRLRESNESGIYNLGNGAGFSVKQVIDKAREVTGHPIPARIGPRRAGDPAVLIASSEKAKQELGWQPKYNSLQQIIESAWNWHKHHPQGYKK